The Pseudomonas berkeleyensis genome includes a region encoding these proteins:
- a CDS encoding DUF1329 domain-containing protein — MNTTLKMLGALSLSLLASGVLAAVSEQEAAKLGTSLTPLGGEMAGNAAGTIPAWTGGLATDAGQVDARGFLSDPFAGEQPLFTITAQNLEQYREQLSAGQLAMFARYPETYRMPVFPTHRSTAVPDSINAAAKTSALKTGLRDGGNGLTGFTDSRYYAFPIPQNGLEVVWNHITRYRGGNLKRTIVQASPQTNGAYTLVNFEDEVAFPENIPDIDPGKAENALLFFKQRVTAPSRLAGNVLLVHDSLDQVAEPRMAWLYNAGQRRVRRAPQVAYDGPGTASDGLRTSDNFDMFNGAPDRYEWKLVGKRELYIPYNNYRLALPSVKYADILKAGHINQDLTRYELHRVWEVEATLKSGERNIYAKRRFYVDEDSWQIALSEHYDGRGQLWRIGEAMLLQHYAQKIPVYALEALYDVIAGRYVAVGMANEEKMSIQYGTQASAKDFTPAALRNAGVR; from the coding sequence ATGAATACAACCCTGAAGATGCTCGGCGCACTGTCCCTGAGCCTGCTGGCCAGCGGCGTGCTGGCCGCGGTCAGCGAGCAGGAGGCAGCCAAGCTCGGTACCAGCCTGACCCCGCTGGGTGGCGAGATGGCCGGCAACGCGGCCGGCACCATCCCCGCCTGGACGGGCGGTCTGGCCACCGATGCGGGCCAGGTCGATGCCCGTGGTTTTCTCAGTGACCCCTTTGCCGGCGAACAACCGCTGTTCACCATCACCGCACAGAACCTGGAGCAGTACCGCGAGCAACTGTCGGCCGGGCAACTGGCGATGTTCGCACGCTACCCGGAAACCTACCGCATGCCGGTGTTCCCGACGCACCGCAGCACGGCGGTGCCGGATTCGATCAACGCAGCTGCCAAGACCAGCGCGTTGAAAACCGGGCTGCGCGATGGCGGCAACGGCCTGACCGGCTTCACCGACAGTCGCTACTACGCCTTCCCGATCCCGCAGAACGGCCTGGAGGTGGTGTGGAACCACATCACCCGTTACCGCGGCGGTAACCTCAAGCGCACCATCGTGCAGGCCTCGCCGCAGACCAACGGCGCCTACACCCTGGTGAACTTCGAGGACGAAGTGGCGTTCCCGGAGAACATTCCCGACATCGATCCGGGCAAGGCGGAGAACGCGCTGCTGTTCTTCAAGCAGCGGGTCACTGCGCCCTCACGCCTGGCCGGTAACGTGCTGCTGGTGCACGACTCGCTCGATCAGGTGGCCGAGCCGCGTATGGCCTGGCTGTACAACGCCGGTCAGCGTCGTGTGCGTCGCGCGCCACAGGTGGCCTATGACGGCCCTGGCACCGCGTCGGATGGCCTGCGCACCTCGGACAACTTCGACATGTTCAACGGCGCGCCGGATCGCTACGAGTGGAAGCTGGTGGGCAAGCGCGAGCTGTACATTCCCTACAACAACTACCGCCTGGCGCTGCCGAGCGTGAAGTACGCCGACATCCTCAAGGCTGGGCATATCAACCAGGATCTGACCCGCTATGAGCTGCATCGCGTGTGGGAAGTGGAAGCGACACTGAAGTCCGGCGAACGCAACATCTACGCCAAGCGCCGCTTCTACGTCGACGAGGACTCCTGGCAGATCGCCCTGTCCGAGCACTATGACGGTCGTGGTCAGCTCTGGCGTATCGGTGAGGCGATGCTGCTGCAGCACTACGCGCAGAAGATCCCGGTCTATGCCCTGGAGGCGCTGTATGACGTCATCGCCGGTCGCTACGTCGCGGTTGGCATGGCCAACGAGGAGAAGATGTCGATCCAGTACGGCACTCAGGCCTCGGCCAAGGACTTCACGCCGGCAGCCCTGCGTAACGCCGGCGTGCGCTGA
- a CDS encoding oxygen-binding di-iron domain-containing protein: MRREPIVLFDNGHHQCLMFDDLVSGEGVQSNQFLITDHEQYLLLDPGGDLTYTPLSLELSKHIPVQDLTYIFASHQDPDIIASLDKWLLHTRARVICSKLWARFLPHLTANYLVLSRGINTYDRIIALPDRGQSIPLGKCNLKAVPAHFLHSVGNFQVYDPISKILFSGDMGASMVDDASPVRDFVNHVPNMEAFHRRYMAGNKACRLWAAMVREMDVAMIVPQHGRPFVGAEMISAFLYWIENLECGLDLMGPEDYQLPK, encoded by the coding sequence ATGCGCCGCGAGCCCATCGTGCTGTTCGATAACGGCCACCACCAATGCCTGATGTTCGATGACCTGGTCAGCGGCGAGGGCGTGCAGTCCAACCAGTTCCTGATCACCGACCACGAGCAGTACCTGCTGCTCGACCCGGGCGGTGACCTGACCTATACGCCGCTGTCGCTGGAGTTGTCCAAGCACATCCCGGTGCAGGATCTGACCTACATCTTCGCCTCGCACCAGGATCCGGACATCATCGCTTCGCTGGACAAGTGGCTGCTGCACACCCGCGCGCGGGTGATCTGCTCCAAACTGTGGGCGCGTTTCCTGCCGCACCTCACCGCCAACTACCTGGTGCTGAGCCGTGGCATCAACACCTACGACCGCATCATCGCGCTGCCGGATCGCGGCCAGAGCATTCCGCTGGGTAAGTGCAACCTCAAGGCCGTGCCGGCGCACTTCCTGCACTCGGTGGGCAACTTCCAGGTGTACGACCCGATCAGCAAGATTCTCTTTTCCGGCGACATGGGCGCCTCGATGGTGGACGACGCTTCGCCGGTGCGCGACTTCGTCAACCACGTGCCGAACATGGAGGCCTTCCATCGCCGCTACATGGCCGGCAACAAGGCCTGTCGCCTGTGGGCGGCGATGGTGCGTGAAATGGACGTGGCGATGATCGTGCCGCAGCACGGCCGGCCGTTCGTGGGCGCGGAGATGATCAGCGCCTTCCTCTACTGGATCGAGAACCTCGAATGCGGCCTCGACCTGATGGGGCCGGAGGATTACCAACTGCCCAAATGA
- a CDS encoding phospholipase D-like domain-containing protein, with amino-acid sequence MRGSIFPWRGGNRFELLLDGQVFFPRMLAAIEAAERQVEIELYLVEDGQCSERLTDALCRACARGVVVRGLFDAYGAAGLGASLRARLQAAGVQLRWYNPVRWRRGIRNFHRDHRKLLVVDSRLAYVGGTGSTDEFWLPDAPLSPWHEAMVEIEGPLVGDWQQLFEHQWRARFSWRPSHQPAPLTLPECPPVGIGLGRVAYADAAQHRDILLSLLRALRGAKQRVWLATPYFLPTWKIRRALRRAAARGVEVRLLLAGRNTDHPPVRFAGQRYYPKLLKAGVRIFEYQPRFLHLKMVLVDDWVSVGSCNFDHWNLRFNLDANVEALDPAFTRAVAASFIEDFGASREITLEDWRQRPWWRRAQQRLWGWLDRLAVNLLDRWR; translated from the coding sequence ATGCGCGGCAGTATCTTTCCCTGGCGCGGGGGTAACCGCTTCGAGTTGTTGCTCGACGGCCAGGTGTTCTTCCCGCGCATGCTTGCCGCCATCGAGGCAGCCGAGCGCCAGGTCGAGATCGAGCTGTACCTGGTCGAGGACGGGCAGTGCAGTGAACGCCTGACCGATGCCCTGTGCCGGGCTTGCGCTCGTGGCGTGGTCGTGCGTGGGCTGTTCGACGCCTATGGCGCCGCCGGCCTCGGTGCGTCCCTGCGTGCGCGCTTGCAGGCTGCTGGCGTGCAACTGCGCTGGTACAACCCGGTACGCTGGCGCCGTGGCATTCGCAACTTTCACCGCGACCACCGCAAGCTGCTGGTGGTCGACAGTCGCCTGGCTTATGTCGGCGGCACGGGTTCCACCGATGAGTTCTGGCTGCCGGATGCTCCGCTCAGCCCCTGGCACGAAGCCATGGTGGAGATCGAAGGGCCATTGGTCGGCGACTGGCAGCAGTTGTTCGAACATCAATGGCGCGCGCGTTTTTCCTGGCGCCCTAGCCATCAACCGGCCCCGTTGACGCTGCCCGAATGCCCGCCGGTAGGCATTGGCCTGGGGCGTGTGGCCTATGCCGATGCGGCGCAGCATCGCGACATCCTGCTGTCGCTGCTGCGTGCACTGCGGGGTGCCAAGCAGCGGGTCTGGCTGGCCACGCCGTATTTCCTGCCGACCTGGAAGATCCGCCGCGCACTGCGCCGTGCGGCGGCGCGGGGTGTCGAGGTGCGCCTGTTGCTGGCCGGGCGCAACACCGATCATCCGCCGGTGCGGTTTGCCGGGCAGCGCTACTACCCCAAATTGCTCAAGGCCGGTGTGCGTATCTTCGAATACCAGCCGCGCTTTCTGCACCTGAAAATGGTGCTGGTGGACGACTGGGTCAGCGTCGGCTCGTGCAACTTCGATCACTGGAACCTGCGCTTCAACCTCGACGCCAATGTCGAGGCGCTCGACCCGGCCTTCACCCGCGCAGTAGCGGCCAGCTTCATCGAAGACTTCGGCGCCAGCCGCGAGATCACCCTCGAGGATTGGCGCCAGCGGCCCTGGTGGCGGCGTGCGCAACAACGCTTGTGGGGTTGGCTGGATCGCCTGGCGGTGAACCTGCTCGACCGCTGGCGCTAG
- a CDS encoding serine hydrolase domain-containing protein: MPTSFLRRLSLVLGFSLFATAAHAENWPQPDWQTLPRAESAALAELERYAFPARDDAERKGIRTDALLVIRDGQIVYERYAEPTTAQTAHLSWSMAKSLLATTLGVAYGEGRFKLDAPAAQYYPAMAEHPQIKIGHLLNWASGLAWEEDYEYAPLKSSVVAMLYTRGRDDMAAFTAAHKADAAPGTRFRYSSGDSNVLAAALRGMVGQDAYADYPWTALFEPLGITSAVWERDASGTFVASSYAYMTARDLARVGLLMQRGGRWGERQLLPAAWIDFASTPFAAYQPQGFAPGDAVPGGHWWLNAELPGSKRPWPDAPADTIAALGHWGQGLYVMPKEDLLVVRYADDRDGSFQHNELLKRVRAAFAAEVQP, translated from the coding sequence ATGCCCACTTCTTTCCTTCGCCGACTGAGCCTGGTGCTCGGTTTCAGCCTGTTCGCCACTGCCGCTCATGCGGAAAACTGGCCGCAACCCGATTGGCAGACCCTGCCTCGCGCCGAGAGCGCCGCACTGGCCGAACTCGAGCGCTACGCCTTTCCCGCGCGCGATGACGCCGAGCGCAAGGGCATTCGCACCGACGCCTTGCTGGTGATCCGCGACGGGCAGATCGTCTACGAGCGCTATGCCGAACCGACCACGGCGCAGACTGCGCATCTCTCCTGGTCGATGGCCAAGAGTCTGCTCGCCACCACCCTCGGCGTGGCCTACGGCGAGGGACGCTTCAAGCTCGATGCACCAGCTGCGCAGTACTACCCGGCGATGGCCGAGCATCCGCAGATCAAGATCGGTCACCTGCTCAACTGGGCCTCGGGGCTGGCCTGGGAAGAGGACTATGAGTACGCGCCGCTGAAATCCTCGGTGGTGGCCATGCTCTACACCCGTGGCCGTGATGACATGGCCGCGTTCACCGCCGCGCACAAGGCTGATGCCGCACCGGGTACGCGCTTTCGTTATTCCAGTGGCGACAGCAACGTGCTGGCCGCCGCGCTGCGCGGAATGGTCGGCCAGGATGCCTATGCCGATTATCCCTGGACGGCGCTGTTCGAACCGCTGGGCATTACCAGCGCAGTGTGGGAGCGTGATGCAAGCGGCACTTTCGTGGCCTCGTCCTACGCCTACATGACCGCCCGTGACCTGGCCCGTGTCGGCCTGCTGATGCAGCGCGGTGGCCGTTGGGGTGAGCGTCAGTTGCTGCCGGCGGCCTGGATCGATTTCGCCTCCACGCCGTTCGCCGCCTACCAGCCGCAGGGCTTCGCACCAGGCGATGCGGTGCCTGGCGGGCACTGGTGGCTCAACGCCGAACTGCCGGGGAGCAAGCGCCCATGGCCGGATGCGCCGGCCGACACCATCGCGGCGCTCGGACATTGGGGGCAGGGTTTGTACGTGATGCCGAAAGAGGATCTGCTGGTGGTGCGTTATGCCGATGACCGCGACGGTAGCTTCCAGCACAACGAATTGCTCAAGCGCGTACGTGCGGCCTTTGCCGCGGAGGTGCAGCCATGA
- a CDS encoding amidase yields MIRRHPILSVLALLLIVLLAWAWPNRAHLAAFPDIIGAYTAKEYCSCRYVSGNPAAYCEGYVAQYVPISGLLDDESAKRVTASGLGRTHSAAWLGERQGCQLLPNE; encoded by the coding sequence ATGATTCGCCGTCATCCGATTCTCAGCGTGCTGGCGCTGTTGCTGATCGTGCTGCTGGCCTGGGCCTGGCCGAACCGTGCGCACCTGGCCGCATTCCCCGACATCATCGGCGCCTACACGGCCAAGGAGTACTGCTCCTGTCGTTATGTCAGCGGCAATCCGGCGGCCTATTGCGAAGGCTATGTCGCGCAGTACGTACCGATCAGCGGCCTGCTCGACGACGAGAGCGCAAAGCGCGTGACTGCCAGCGGCCTCGGCCGTACCCACAGCGCCGCCTGGCTGGGTGAGCGGCAGGGCTGTCAGCTGTTGCCGAATGAATGA
- a CDS encoding YceI family protein yields MRRSLFALLLAVALPVHADWYLDNESSRLSFISTHSGSQSEVHRFLTLHGQIGGDGRVRLRIDLDSLSTGVALRDERLRAMLFDTARLPEARISAQVNLPLLTDLAPGAQLELRLPLQLTLNERTRELESELLVTRLDERRFQVVTLAPLVLHAEDYGLASGIDALRKIADLPAISLSVPVGAVLIFTAR; encoded by the coding sequence ATGCGCCGTTCGCTATTCGCCCTGCTGCTTGCCGTCGCCTTGCCCGTTCACGCCGACTGGTACCTGGACAACGAGTCCTCGCGGCTGTCGTTCATCTCCACCCATTCCGGCAGTCAGTCGGAAGTGCATCGTTTCCTCACCCTGCATGGGCAGATCGGCGGTGATGGTCGCGTTCGTCTGCGCATCGATCTCGACTCGCTGAGTACTGGCGTCGCCCTGCGTGATGAGCGTCTGCGTGCGATGCTGTTCGACACTGCGCGCCTGCCCGAGGCGCGCATCAGCGCCCAGGTCAACCTGCCCTTGCTCACCGATCTGGCGCCTGGCGCGCAGCTGGAACTGCGCCTGCCGCTGCAATTGACCCTCAACGAACGTACGCGCGAGCTGGAGTCGGAGCTGCTGGTGACCCGCCTCGACGAACGCCGTTTCCAGGTGGTGACCCTGGCGCCGCTGGTGCTGCATGCCGAGGACTATGGCCTGGCCAGCGGCATCGACGCCTTGCGCAAGATCGCGGATCTGCCTGCCATCAGCCTGTCGGTGCCGGTTGGCGCCGTGCTGATTTTCACGGCGCGCTGA
- a CDS encoding DUF1302 domain-containing protein: MTRTTGPGLFQPHTLALAVAVGFAAPAQAVNFNIGEIEGQFDSSLSVGASWSMRSPDRDLIGPNNGGQGQAQTGDDGRLNFKKGETFSKIFKGIHDLELRYRDTGAFVRGKYWYDFELKDESRLFKDIDDHNRKEGAKASGAEILDAFLYHNYAIGDLPGTVRVGKQVVSWGESTFIGNSINSINPIDVAAFRRPGAEIKEGLIPVNMLYLSQSLSDRLSMEAFYQLEWDQTILDNCGTFFSTADVAADGCDSGYHIGSPAIAPLQPIAAAFGQGFQVDSEGVILPRAGDRDARDSGQWGLALRWLGDETEYGLYFMNYHSRTPIVSTQNAGQATLNALPGIIGTANGIVPGSGAGLAQSVMLGNGRYYLEYPEDIRLYGLSFSTTLPTGTAWAGELSYRPNLPLQINTTDMTLSLLNPITNGAAAPVVAGPGQDNIGYRRKEVTQVQTTFTHFFDQVMGAGRFTLVGEIGVAHVGGLESREDLRYGRDSLFGAYGFRGDTDGFVTSTSWGYRVRGIWEYSNVFAGVNLKPNISWSHDVDGYGPNGLFNEGAKAVSFGIDADYRNTYTASLSYTDFFGGDYNVAVDRDFLALSFGVSF, translated from the coding sequence ATGACAAGAACAACAGGGCCCGGACTATTCCAGCCGCACACCTTGGCTTTGGCCGTCGCCGTCGGTTTCGCCGCTCCGGCGCAGGCCGTCAATTTCAACATCGGTGAGATCGAAGGACAGTTCGACAGCTCGCTGTCGGTCGGTGCCAGTTGGTCGATGCGCAGTCCGGATCGCGATCTGATCGGCCCCAACAACGGTGGCCAGGGCCAGGCGCAGACCGGTGACGATGGCCGTCTGAATTTCAAGAAGGGCGAGACCTTCTCGAAGATCTTCAAGGGCATCCACGATCTCGAACTGCGTTATCGCGACACCGGCGCCTTCGTTCGCGGCAAGTACTGGTACGACTTCGAACTCAAGGACGAGAGTCGCCTGTTCAAGGACATCGACGACCACAACCGCAAGGAGGGCGCCAAGGCCTCCGGGGCGGAAATCCTCGATGCCTTCCTCTATCACAACTACGCCATCGGCGATCTGCCCGGCACCGTGCGGGTTGGCAAGCAGGTGGTGAGCTGGGGGGAGAGCACCTTCATCGGCAACAGCATCAACTCGATCAACCCCATCGACGTGGCCGCCTTCCGCCGCCCCGGCGCGGAGATCAAGGAAGGGCTGATTCCGGTGAACATGCTCTACCTGTCGCAGAGCCTCAGCGACCGCCTGAGCATGGAGGCCTTCTATCAGTTGGAGTGGGATCAGACCATCCTCGACAACTGCGGCACCTTCTTCTCCACCGCCGATGTGGCTGCCGACGGCTGCGACAGCGGCTATCACATCGGTTCGCCGGCCATCGCGCCGTTACAACCGATTGCCGCCGCATTCGGCCAGGGTTTCCAGGTCGACAGCGAAGGGGTGATCCTGCCGCGCGCCGGTGACCGTGATGCACGCGACAGCGGCCAGTGGGGCCTGGCCCTGCGCTGGCTGGGTGACGAGACCGAGTACGGCCTGTACTTCATGAACTATCACAGCCGTACGCCCATCGTCAGCACGCAGAATGCCGGGCAGGCGACCCTGAATGCGCTGCCGGGAATCATCGGCACCGCCAACGGCATCGTACCGGGCAGCGGGGCTGGTCTGGCACAGAGCGTGATGCTCGGTAACGGCCGCTACTACCTCGAATACCCCGAAGACATCCGGCTGTACGGCCTGAGCTTCTCCACCACCTTGCCCACCGGCACCGCCTGGGCAGGGGAACTCAGCTACCGGCCGAACCTGCCCCTGCAGATCAACACCACCGACATGACCCTGAGCCTGCTCAACCCCATCACGAATGGCGCTGCTGCACCGGTCGTGGCTGGCCCTGGCCAGGACAACATCGGTTATCGGCGCAAGGAAGTCACCCAGGTGCAGACCACCTTCACCCATTTCTTCGATCAGGTGATGGGGGCCGGGCGCTTCACCCTGGTGGGCGAGATCGGCGTGGCCCATGTCGGTGGGCTGGAGAGCCGTGAAGACCTGCGGTATGGCCGCGATTCGCTGTTCGGAGCCTATGGCTTCCGCGGCGACACCGATGGCTTCGTCACCAGCACCTCCTGGGGCTACCGCGTACGCGGCATCTGGGAATACAGCAACGTGTTCGCCGGGGTGAACCTCAAGCCGAACATCTCCTGGTCGCACGACGTCGACGGCTACGGCCCCAATGGTCTGTTCAACGAGGGTGCCAAGGCCGTGAGCTTCGGCATCGACGCCGACTACCGCAATACCTACACCGCCAGCCTGTCGTACACCGACTTCTTCGGCGGCGATTACAACGTCGCGGTCGACCGCGACTTCCTGGCGCTCAGCTTCGGCGTGAGCTTCTAG
- a CDS encoding DUF805 domain-containing protein, which translates to MRERFEPVLESATSVDEEPDYYRVSEAALNYDMPAYSPLPRLFDFSGRLSLSRYWLFHVPFVFVIPTALIVFLVLGLQHQLVVMGIALAVVLLVSCLLFCSLLMRRARDLGWSPIWGVIAALLPVLGTLVLLLLVVLPGRERSNHFGSPNPPMSRLAKVLLGLLVLGAFAASFLLAFYLPQYLPTTLVGELNVFTDAPETAVP; encoded by the coding sequence GTGAGAGAGAGATTCGAACCCGTACTGGAATCGGCCACTAGTGTCGATGAGGAACCGGATTATTACCGGGTCAGTGAGGCAGCATTGAACTATGACATGCCGGCTTACTCGCCTTTGCCGAGACTCTTCGACTTTTCTGGACGCCTTTCTCTGTCGCGCTACTGGCTGTTCCATGTGCCCTTTGTTTTCGTCATACCGACAGCGTTGATCGTTTTTCTCGTGTTGGGGCTTCAGCATCAACTGGTGGTGATGGGTATCGCCCTGGCTGTGGTGCTGCTGGTCTCGTGCCTGTTGTTCTGCTCGCTGCTGATGCGTCGTGCACGGGATCTGGGTTGGAGCCCGATATGGGGAGTGATTGCCGCTCTGCTGCCGGTGCTGGGAACCCTGGTTCTTCTGCTGTTGGTCGTGTTGCCTGGGCGGGAGCGCAGCAACCATTTCGGTTCCCCAAATCCGCCTATGAGCCGTCTTGCCAAAGTACTGCTTGGCTTGCTGGTACTGGGGGCATTCGCTGCGTCATTCCTGCTGGCGTTTTATCTGCCGCAATACCTGCCGACCACTCTGGTCGGTGAGCTCAACGTCTTTACCGACGCGCCGGAGACGGCGGTTCCCTGA
- a CDS encoding LuxR C-terminal-related transcriptional regulator produces MPTLAIARPGAVPLQPADLPRLPPCVVSRPALLQRLLASEARLRLLCAPAGTGKSVLLGQCARHTPTAVERVWLDLGGRSLTPAQLCKRLAAALQVPMEDAGEAALLDLLHARSGRLWVFIDDYPRQADDVLDACLDRLFAAAPQQVTWWVGSRRTPAWNLPRLLLQGDLLELKGEELALDDAALSELLVALQVSLAEDCRQTLLQRSEGWLAAIRLLLLDADEDALRQRLQDGCPVLRDYVQREVLLDLDEELRGDLHALALLPRFSLSLCEHLLEGRGSELLAELQRRQLFVRSLDSSGTWFRLWRPLAEVLRRLPGAPLPASIHVRACQWFAQHGDIREAVEHALQAGQVEVAVNYLQRFSQEQLLQGHSVAQLLQWREELPDWLFASSPRLIVLQAWALIICARFDEARACIKGLTHFMPQPDERRQRKLVAHWQALMGVLARQCGRRDARMHCEEALQMLDEGSWSQRVLCYQALAQQHMAEHALEQAKQALDQGLRLARLHGSLIFEALLNTDHCLLLQMRGEAGRAAELAEQSLALLRERFSHSPVVARLLLVRASLLARQGLDEAAQQAYRLGLQEAEHCEDAYIISGYLGLLELAESRGDLDEAHQWLQQAERVMQWSHVPEVRYRGVLQLQAGRLLLRQGQTGRARELFAQTLQQLQQRQQLAPSEFYDLLPRLRRYLAISDLLLGHHAAAEHALRLLLDECQLAGHRSLACECRVSLAEALLVQGQQEQADSLLQQALGEARQLRLLRPLQELQQRQAQWLERLLPSEAGQSLHQRLFEPAPALGEPASAGTALLSSRELAVLQLIAQGYSNQEIADRLFISLHTVKTHARRINVKLGVQRRTQAVAMAKAQGLMGD; encoded by the coding sequence ATGCCGACCCTCGCCATCGCCCGCCCAGGCGCGGTGCCGCTACAACCTGCCGATTTGCCACGGCTGCCGCCGTGTGTGGTTTCCCGTCCTGCGCTGCTGCAGCGCCTGCTCGCCAGTGAGGCGCGTCTGCGCCTGCTGTGCGCGCCTGCCGGTACCGGCAAGAGCGTGCTGCTCGGCCAGTGCGCCCGCCACACGCCGACGGCCGTCGAACGGGTATGGCTCGACCTCGGTGGCCGTAGCCTGACGCCGGCACAGTTGTGCAAGCGACTGGCCGCCGCCCTGCAGGTGCCGATGGAGGACGCCGGCGAAGCCGCGTTGCTCGATCTGTTGCACGCGCGCTCGGGACGCTTGTGGGTGTTCATCGACGATTACCCGCGTCAGGCTGACGATGTGCTCGATGCTTGCCTCGACCGGCTGTTCGCCGCGGCGCCGCAGCAGGTCACCTGGTGGGTCGGCAGCCGTCGCACACCGGCCTGGAACCTGCCACGGTTGTTGCTGCAGGGCGATCTGCTGGAACTCAAGGGCGAAGAGCTGGCGCTGGATGACGCGGCGCTGAGCGAGCTGCTGGTGGCGCTGCAAGTGAGCCTTGCCGAGGACTGTCGGCAGACGCTGCTGCAACGCAGCGAAGGCTGGCTGGCGGCGATCCGCCTTTTGCTGCTCGATGCCGACGAGGATGCGCTGCGCCAGCGTCTGCAGGATGGCTGCCCGGTGCTGCGCGATTACGTACAGCGCGAGGTGCTGCTCGATCTGGACGAGGAGCTGCGCGGCGACCTGCATGCCTTGGCCTTGCTGCCGCGTTTTTCCCTGTCGCTCTGCGAGCACCTGCTCGAAGGCCGCGGCAGTGAGCTGCTGGCCGAACTGCAGCGACGCCAGCTGTTCGTGCGCAGCCTCGACAGCAGCGGCACCTGGTTCCGCCTGTGGCGGCCGCTGGCCGAAGTGCTGCGGCGCTTGCCAGGCGCTCCGCTGCCGGCCTCGATTCATGTACGCGCCTGCCAGTGGTTCGCCCAGCACGGCGATATTCGCGAAGCCGTCGAGCATGCCTTGCAGGCCGGGCAGGTTGAGGTCGCGGTCAACTATCTGCAGCGTTTCAGCCAGGAGCAGTTGCTGCAGGGGCATTCGGTGGCGCAACTGCTGCAATGGCGCGAAGAGCTGCCGGATTGGTTGTTCGCCAGTTCACCACGACTGATCGTGTTGCAGGCCTGGGCGTTGATCATCTGCGCGCGCTTTGACGAAGCCAGAGCCTGCATCAAAGGCCTGACGCATTTCATGCCGCAACCCGATGAGCGCCGCCAGCGCAAACTGGTCGCCCACTGGCAGGCGTTGATGGGTGTACTGGCCCGGCAATGCGGCCGGCGCGATGCGCGGATGCACTGCGAGGAAGCCCTGCAGATGCTGGACGAGGGCAGTTGGTCGCAGCGCGTGCTCTGCTATCAGGCGCTGGCCCAGCAGCATATGGCCGAACATGCTCTGGAGCAGGCCAAGCAGGCGCTGGATCAGGGCCTGCGCCTGGCACGGCTGCATGGCAGCCTGATCTTCGAAGCGCTGCTCAATACCGACCACTGCCTGCTGCTGCAGATGCGTGGCGAGGCCGGGCGTGCGGCCGAGTTGGCCGAGCAGTCCCTGGCACTGCTGCGCGAGCGCTTCAGCCACAGCCCGGTGGTCGCCCGCCTGCTGCTGGTGCGGGCCAGCCTGCTGGCGCGCCAGGGCCTGGATGAAGCGGCGCAGCAGGCGTATCGCCTGGGGCTGCAGGAAGCCGAGCATTGCGAGGATGCCTACATCATCTCCGGCTACCTTGGTCTGCTGGAACTGGCCGAGAGCCGTGGTGATCTCGACGAGGCGCATCAGTGGTTGCAGCAGGCTGAGCGGGTGATGCAGTGGTCGCACGTGCCGGAGGTGCGTTATCGCGGTGTGCTGCAGTTGCAGGCAGGGCGGCTGTTGCTACGTCAGGGCCAGACCGGGCGCGCGCGGGAACTGTTCGCCCAGACGCTGCAGCAACTGCAGCAACGCCAGCAACTGGCGCCGTCGGAGTTCTACGATCTGCTGCCGCGCTTGCGTCGCTATCTGGCGATCAGCGATCTGTTGCTCGGCCACCACGCTGCTGCCGAGCATGCATTGCGTCTGTTGCTGGATGAGTGCCAGCTTGCCGGGCACCGTAGCCTGGCCTGCGAATGCCGGGTCAGCCTGGCCGAGGCGCTGCTCGTGCAGGGGCAGCAAGAGCAGGCCGACAGCCTGTTGCAGCAGGCGCTCGGCGAGGCGCGGCAGTTGCGCCTGCTGCGGCCATTACAGGAGCTGCAACAGCGTCAGGCGCAGTGGCTGGAGCGGTTGTTGCCGAGCGAGGCTGGGCAGAGCCTGCATCAGCGTCTGTTCGAGCCGGCGCCTGCGCTGGGGGAGCCGGCCAGTGCCGGTACCGCGTTGCTCAGCTCGCGCGAACTGGCGGTGCTGCAACTGATCGCACAGGGCTATTCCAACCAGGAAATCGCCGACCGACTGTTCATCTCGCTGCACACGGTCAAGACCCATGCGCGGCGCATCAACGTCAAGCTCGGTGTGCAGAGGCGCACTCAAGCGGTGGCCATGGCCAAGGCGCAGGGGTTGATGGGGGATTGA